One part of the Torulaspora delbrueckii CBS 1146 chromosome 8, complete genome genome encodes these proteins:
- the TDEL0H03830 gene encoding myosin 2 (similar to Saccharomyces cerevisiae MYO4 (YAL029C) and MYO2 (YOR326W); ancestral locus Anc_7.68), translating to MSFEVGTRCWYPNDEQGWIGGEITKFESEGGKYRLELTLEDGTVVPIETDSLVSNADDSNNRLPQLRNPPILEATEDLTSLSYLNEPAVLHAIKQRYAQLNIYTYSGIVLIATNPFDRVDQLYSQDMIQAYAGKRRGELEPHLFAIAGEAYRMMKHDKKNQTIVVSGESGAGKTVSAKYIMRYFASVEEENSYAMDNVQHQVEMSETEQRILATNPIMEAFGNAKTTRNDNSSRFGKYLEILFDKDTSIIGAKIRTYLLERSRLVYQPSVERNYHIFYQLLAGLPQAQKEELHLTEPQDYFYMNQGGVTEIAGVNDADEYKVTVDALTLVGVSTETQHQIFKILAALLHIGNIEIKKTRTDASLSSDEPNLQIACDLLGIDTYNFAKWITKKQITTRSEKIVSNLNYNQAIVAKDSVAKFIYSALFDWLVEIINTVLCNPEVADQVSSFIGVLDIYGFEHFERNSFEQFCINYANEKLQQEFNQHVFKLEQEEYVKEEIEWSFIEFNDNQPCINLIENKLGILSLLDEESRLPAGSDESWTQKLYQTLDKPPTNKVFSKPRFGQTKFVVSHYAHDVAYDVEGFIEKNRDTVSDGHLEVLKATKNETLQNILQTLENAALKVEEAKKVEQEQSKKPGPAARTVQRKPTLGSMFKQSLIELMDTINSTNVHYIRCIKPNSDKEPWKFDNLMVLSQLRACGVLETIRISCAGFPSRWTFSEFVLRYYILIPSEGWSKIFNEESTTEENVIEVCRKILEATVTDKDKYQIGNTKIFFKAGMLAYFEKLRSEKIHQSGVLIQKKIRAKYYRQKYLEILDALKSTQKYARGYVTRQKVDRQLKTHLAVLLQRLYRGSKVRAQTFNILDSIVKIQSKVRQQLAQRELEEKNTRKAAVAIQSRVRSFKPRKSFQRSRKDTITVQSLIRRRFAQAKLKSMKEEAKSVNHLQEVSYQLENKVIELTQNLATKVKENKEMTARLLDLQEKLQSTGALRKELESQREVHAEALKGQAIEHDARYKEIELQLKMSKQEVDDAKEEIRVLAAKHKQISEDARAQLEELNGTKEVLNEARTQNSDLHDEVKSLKEEITRLQNAMKSGAAFAQTPKSVKTYSMNGGPTNPLSSPDQLNLISVNGHADNIPVTGLGIEFDNRSTMSTLSQINDELYKLLENTKVLNGEITEGLLRGFKVPETGVAIQLSEREVLYPARILIIILSDMWRLGLTKQSEEFLAEVLNTIQKVVQSLKGADVIPGGAFWLTNVRELYSFVIFAQESILNDESYNKGLTEDEYKEYVVLVTELREDFESLSYNIYNIWLKKLQKDLQKKAVPAVIVSESLPGFKNDPGKFLSNLFGSSPEYNMDDILTFFNMIYWCMKSFHVENEIFRETVLILLNFVDSICFNDLIMRRNFLSWKRGLQLNYNVTRLEEWCKTHFIPEGADCLQHLIQTSKLLQLRKTELDDVKILCDICTSLKPAQLQKLMSQYAVADYEPPISEEILNFVAEKVKKGSSLSSNGKSEVHSEDIFLKVPTGPFEDPFVGIETRQFRKIEAYIPAWLNLPTTRRVVELVTEQVSLQESQALLDTAEQEVLKT from the coding sequence ATGTCGTTCGAGGTTGGAACCCGTTGTTGGTATCCAAATGATGAGCAGGGCTGGATCGGCGGAGAGATCACGAAATTCGAATCCGAAGGTGGAAAATACCGCCTGGAATTGACGTTGGAAGACGGCACTGTAGTGCCGATTGAGACAGACTCACTTGTGTCTAATGCAGATGACTCTAATAATCGGTTGCCACAACTGAGAAATCCTCCAATTTTGGAGGCGACGGAGGATTTGACCTCTCTATCGTATCTGAACGAACCGGCTGTCTTACATGCCATTAAGCAGCGTTATGCGCAATTGAATATATACACATACTCTGGGATAGTGCTTATTGCTACGAATCCGTTTGATCGTGTGGATCAGCTTTATTCGCAGGATATGATTCAGGCTTACGCTGGTAAACGTCGAGGTGAGTTGGAACCACATCTGTTCGCCATCGCCGGAGAAGCTTACAGAATGATGAAGCACGATAAAAAGAATCAGACGATTGTGGTCAGTGGTGAATCTGGTGCAGGTAAAACAGTATCTGCTAAATACATCATGAGATACTTTGCATcagtagaagaagaaaactcTTATGCCATGGATAATGTACAACACCAGGTAGAGATGTCTGAGACGGAGCAAAGAATTCTGGCGACCAACCCTATAATGGAAGCCTTTGGTAACGCAAAAACCACGAGAAATGATAACTCTTCTAGATTTGGTAAATACCTGGAGATCCTGTTTGACAAGGACACGTCTATTATCGGTGCTAAGATACGGACTTATTTGTTAGAGCGTTCAAGATTGGTTTACCAGCCCAGCGTGGAAAGGAATTATCACATCTTTTACCAGCTTTTGGCAGGTTTGCCCCAAGCTcaaaaggaagaattgcaTTTGACCGAACCACAGGATTACTTTTACATGAACCAAGGTGGTGTCACTGAGATAGCGGGAGTTAATGACGCTGATGAATACAAAGTTACTGTAGATGCATTGACTTTAGTTGGCGTCTCTACCGAGACTCAACACcagatcttcaaaattcttgCAGCCTTATTGCATATTGGTAATATcgaaatcaagaagacaagaaCTGACGCTTCTTTGTCATCTGACGAACCAAATCTACAAATTGCTTGTGACCTTTTGGGTATAGATACCTATAACTTTGCCAAGTGGATTACGAAGAAGCAAATAACCACAAGATCTGAAAAGATTGTATCCAACTTGAACTATAATCAAGCAATTGTGGCAAAGGACTCTGTCGCAAAGTTCATTTACTCAGCACTATTTGATTGGCTAGTAGAGATTATCAACACAGTTTTGTGCAATCCGGAAGTCGCTGATCAGGTCAGTTCGTTTATTGGTGTCTTGGATATTTATGGTTTCGAgcattttgaaagaaactcTTTCGAACAATTCTGCATCAACTATGCGAACGAAAAATTACAACAAGAGTTCAATCAACATGTTTTCAAACTCgagcaagaagaatatgTGAAGGAGGAGATTGAATGGTCTTTCATTGAGTTTAACGACAATCAGCCATGTATCAATcttattgaaaataaaTTAGGTATTCTTTCACTCCTGGACGAGGAGAGTAGACTACCAGCGGGTTCTGACGAATCATGGACTCAAAAGCTTTACCAGACACTGGATAAACCGCCCACCAACAAGGTGTTTTCCAAACCACGTTTCGGTCAGACGAAGTTTGTCGTTAGCCATTATGCTCACGATGTTGCTTATGACGTGGAAGGtttcattgagaagaaCAGAGATACGGTTTCAGATGGGCACTTAGAGGTTTTGAAGGCTACAAAGAACGAGACCCTGCAAAATATCTTACAGACACTCGAAAATGCCGCTTTGAAGGTGgaagaagccaagaaagttgaaCAAGAGCAATCGAAGAAGCCTGGTCCGGCCGCCAGAACGGTTCAACGTAAACCTACGCTGGGTTCAATGTTCAAACAATCTTTGATCGAATTGATGGATACTATCAACTCGACAAACGTCCATTATATTCGTTGTATTAAACCAAACAGTGATAAGGAACCTTGGAAGTTCGATAACTTGATGGTTCTATCCCAGCTTAGAGCTTGTGGTGTCTTGGAGACGATCAGGATTTCTTGCGCAGGTTTCCCATCTAGATGGACTTTCAGTGAGTTTGTGCTCAGGTATTATATCTTGATACCTTCTGAGGGATGgtcaaagattttcaatgagGAATCGACTACCGAAGAGAATGTCATTGAAGTTTGCAGAAAGATATTGGAAGCAACTGTCACTGATAAAGATAAATACCAAATCGGTAATACTaagatttttttcaaagctggTATGCTTGcatattttgaaaagctAAGGTCTGAGAAAATTCATCAGTCCGGTGTCttgattcaaaagaagatcagaGCCAAATATTACCGCCAGAAGTACTTGGAGATTTTGGATGCTCTCAAATCTACCCAGAAGTATGCTCGAGGCTACGTTACGCGTCAAAAGGTCGACAGGCAGTTGAAAACACATCTGGCTGTTCTACTCCAGCGCTTATACAGGGGATCCAAGGTACGTGCACAAACTTTTAACATTCTCGACAGCATCGTCAAAATACAGTCTAAGGTCAGACAGCAATTGGCTCAGagagaattggaagaaaaaaatactCGCAAAGCAGCCGTGGCAATTCAGAGTAGGGTCAGGTCTTTCAAGCCCCGTAAAAGCTTTCAACGTTCCAGGAAAGATACAATTACTGTCCAGTCTCTcataagaagaaggtttgCCCAGGCTAAGCTGAAGAGcatgaaagaagaagccaaatCTGTTAATCATCTCCAGGAAGTTAGCTACCAACTCGAGAATAAAGTCATCGAGTTAACCCAGAACTTGGCCACGAAAGTCAAAGAGAATAAGGAGATGACAGCTCGTCTTTTGGATTTACAAGAGAAGTTACAGTCAACTGGCGCCTTGCgcaaagaacttgaatCCCAAAGAGAAGTACACGCTGAGGCACTCAAGGGACAAGCCATCGAGCATGACGCTCGCTACAAAGAGATAGAGTTGCAGCTCAAAATGTCAAAgcaagaagttgatgatGCAAAGGAGGAGATCAGAGTCTTAGCCGCTAAGCATAAACAGATTAGTGAAGATGCTAGGGCAcaacttgaagaattaaATGGAACTAAAGAGGTACTGAACGAGGCACGCACTCAAAACTCTGATCTCCATGATGAggtcaaatctttgaaagaggaaatCACTCGTCTACAGAATGCTATGAAATCGGGCGCAGCGTTCGCACAAACGCCCAAGTCGGTCAAGACGTATAGCATGAACGGCGGTCCTACCAACCCATTGAGCTCTCCAGACCAGTTGAACTTAATATCTGTCAACGGTCACGCTGATAACATCCCCGTCACAGGTTTAGgcattgaatttgataatCGTTCCACAATGAGCACTTTATCTCAAATCAATGATGAGTTATACAAACTTCTAGAGAATACCAAAGTGCTGAATGGAGAAATCACAGAGGGGCTATTGAGGGGTTTCAAAGTCCCAGAGACTGGTGTTGCCATTCAACTAAGTGAAAGGGAGGTGCTATACCCCGCCAGAATCCTGATCATTATTTTAAGTGATATGTGGAGATTGGGCTTGACAAAGCAAAGTGAGGAGTTTTTGGCAGAGGTTTTGAATACCATACAAAAGGTCGTGCAATCCCTGAAAGGTGCAGATGTTATCCCTGGTGGTGCATTTTGGTTAACCAACGTTCGCGAGCTCTACTCGTTTGTTATTTTCGCTCAGGAATCAATATTAAATGACGAGTCTTATAACAAAGGACTGACTGAAGACGAATACAAGGAATACGTGGTGCTAGTTACAGAACTaagagaagattttgaatcGCTAAGTTACAACATCTATAACATCTGGTTGAAAAAACTACAAAAGGACCTACAGAAAAAGGCTGTTCCAGCAGTGATCGTTTCTGAGTCATTGCCGggtttcaagaatgatCCAGGCAAGTTTTTATCAAACCTTTTCGGATCCAGCCCAGAGTATAACATGGATGATATATTGACCTTTTTCAATATGATCTACTGGTGTATGAAGTCTTTCCATGttgaaaatgaaattttccGTGAGACTGTGttgattttgttgaacttTGTGGATTCGATCTGTTTCAATGACTTAATTATgagaagaaacttcttATCTTGGAAACGTGGGTTGCAACTCAACTACAATGTGACAAGATTAGAGGAATGGTGTAAAACACACTTCATACCAGAAGGCGCTGATTGTTTGCAGCACTTGATTCAAACCTCCAAATTGTTGCAATTAAGGAAAACAGAGCTAGATGATGTCAAGATCCTGTGTGACATTTGTACCTCATTGAAGCCTGCACAGttgcaaaaattgatgtCTCAATACGCGGTTGCAGATTACGAACCACCTATatcagaagaaatcttgaactttgtcGCCGaaaaggtgaagaaagGTTCTTCCTTGTCTTCGAACGGTAAGTCCGAAGTGCATAGTGAGgatatttttttgaaagtacCAACTGGACCATTCGAAGATCCATTCGTCGGCATAGAGACAAGACAGTTCCGTAAAATCGAAGCATATATCCCGGCCTGGTTAAACTTGCCCACCACAAGAAGGGTCGTGGAACTTGTCACCGAACAAGTGTCACTCCAAGAATCACAAGCATTGCTGGATACAGCAGAACAAGAAGTGCTCAAGACATAA
- the TDEL0H03840 gene encoding SNAP receptor SNC2 (similar to Saccharomyces cerevisiae SNC1 (YAL030W) and SNC2 (YOR327C); ancestral locus Anc_7.67), protein MSSAVPYDPYIPPEEPAEQSKAAALKAEIDDTVGIMRDNINKVAERGERLTSIEDKADNLAVSAQGFKRGANRVRKQMWWKDLKMRLCLVLVVIILLVVIIVPIAVHFS, encoded by the exons ATGTCCTCTGCAGTACCCTACGATCCATACATCCCACCTGAGGAGCCAGCTGAGCAGTCCAAAGCtgcagctttgaaagca GAAATTGATGATACCGTTGGAATTATGAGAGACAATATCAACAAGGTAGCTGAACGTGGTGAACGTTTGACTTCCATAGAGGACAAGGCCGATAATCTTGCCGTATCGGCCCAGGGTTTCAAAAGAGGTGCCAATAGAGTAAGAAAACAAATGTGGtggaaagatttgaagatgagattaTGTTTGGTGCTTGTTGTAATTATCCTACTGGTAGTTATTATCGTTCCGATTGCAGTTCATTTCAGCTGA